The nucleotide window TTCCCTGCCGATGTTCGAGCAGCCGGCGTTTTATTTCGTTCCCATTGAAATACCCACGCTGCAGCGTCTTAGGTTCGAGCAGAATATCCATGAGACCTGGTTGGTGTTTCTGCCGGAACCAATGCACAAGCGGCATTGAAAAACCTTGTTTCCGGCGATACAGAACGTCACGAGGAACCCCAAGCCGCTCTGCCAGTTTTTTGAGAATGTATTTCGATTGGCCAAGACGTATCTTCCAGCGTGGTGACAATTGTGCAGCCCATTCGGCAAAGCAATGGTCCAGCAGCGGAGCCCGCACTTCCAAAGACGTCGCCATACTCATGCGGTCCACTTTGGTCAAAATATCCGCAGGCAAGTAGGTCTTCGCATCAAGATAAAGGACTTCACTCTGTGGATCAGACGCAGGTCTTTCTTCCAGATAATGTCGGAAGCGATCGTATGGCGATACTTGAGTATCAGCCCAATCCATAAAATCCTCCGTAAAAAGAGACCGCTCCCGAACACAGGCCGGCAGCAAAGAGACCTCATCCAAATAACGATCACGCAGCGGTAGAGAAAGGTTGAACAGGAACCTGCGACCGAGCCATCCGGTAGGAACTAGCGGATGAATGCGATTGCGGTACCAACGGCCCATCCCCGGAGGAAAGACGCCAAGCCGCCTGCGTCGAAGATAGGACTCATAGCGGTCATAGCCTGCAAAAAGTTCGTCACCACCGTCTCCCGCCAGGGCGACGGTCACATGCTGCCGGGCCATGCGGCAAACGTGATAAGTAGGGACGATTGAAGAATCACCAAAGGGCTCTTCAAGCAAGCGCGTTAACTCATTAAGAGTCTGTTCGATATTGGGCTCGACAAACAATTCATGGTGTTCGGTGTCAAAGTGTCGCGCGACCGTGCGGGCATGGTCTGCTTCGTTGAAGTCCTGACTGGAAAAGCCAATCGAAAATGTCTTGACTCTGCGCGAACTCGCGCGGGCCATCATGGCGACGACAGTTGAAGAATCCACGCCTCCACTGAGCAATGCGCCCAGAGGCACATCGCTCATCAGACGAATCCGCACTGCCTCATTGAGCCGATGCTCGAGTTCTTCCAGGCATTGCTCTTCCGATTTGGGCTCATAGGTGCCATAAGCGGGTAAGTTCCAATACTGGCGCACTCTGATTTCGCCGTCAGCAAATTCAAGCAGATGCCCTGGAGGCAGCTTCTGGATTTGAGTAAAAGCAGTCAGAGGATCTGGGATATAGCCAAAGTAGAAAAAGTTGAGCAATCCTTGCGGATTAAGGTCAACAAGTTCGGGAGCGCCAGCCAGCAACGCCTTGATTTCAGAGCCAAACAGCAGCCGCCCTTCGCTTAGCCCGTAATGTAGCGGCTTCTTGCCAAAGCGATCACGTGCAAGCAACAGGCGCTGCTGTTTTTCATCCCAGAGTGCAAATGCAAACATTCCACGCAAGCTGTGCACGCAATCGGCCCCGTAGTCTTCATATAAGTGAACAATCACCTCCGTATCGGAGTTCGTATAAAAACGGTGGCCGCGAGCTTCCAGTTGCGGGCGCAATTCCGGGAAATTATAGATTTCGCCGTTGAATACTACCCAGATGGTCCGGTCTTCGTTGTGGATGGGTTGGTGGCCGGTGGATAAATCAATGATACTCAATCGTCGCATGCCCAGTCCAACGCGGCCCGATACGTAAATCCCTTCATCATCTGGCCCGCGGTGCACAATTGTTCCGCACATACGGCGAACGTCTGCAGCATCGGCCAAATAGTCATGCTGGGCGCCAACAATACCGGCTATTCCACACATAGACCCTCGCTGTTTGTTTTGCAGAAGATGTGATCAGCGGTTTGAGACATATCTACGCAGTCCGTTCAATAAACGCGAAGCGCACAGCCTTTGCTCTGCTATTTTCGGGGATTCTTGTAGTACTGCCCGTAATACTGATGACTCGTATCTTGAGATCCATTCACCACGACGCCGATCACTTTCAAATTCTCAATGCCTTCCAAGGTTTTTCCCAGCAGCTTCTTAGGTGTCTTTGCTTGTTCGACGACCAACAGTGTGCCGTCTGCCTGAGTGGCCCAAACATTGGGATCTGCTACTGCCGCCAGCGGGGGCGAATCAATAATGACCCACTCGAACCATTCCGCGACTTGAGTCAGCATTTCCGACATTCGCTGAGACTGTAAAATCTCGAGTGGTTCTCCCGTGGCTTCGCCGGGTGGCAAGTACCAAAGCGGGAATTCATTGACGCGCCGTAGAAAGTCTGTGATGTCTGCGGCCTCCTCCCACCAGTCGGTAAGACCAAGCAGATCGTGATTTCCGAAAAGATCTCTTAATCCTGACTGGCGTAAATCACCGTCAATGAGTAGTGTTCTTTGGCGTCGAGCCAAAGTGAGGGCCAAGTTGGCTGAGATCACACTTTTCCCCTCGCCCTTGAGGGTGCTGGTAATCACAAGTTTCTTGAGTTGCCGTTGCTTCCGCAAATACTCTAGACGGGCGGCCAGCATTCGGAACTTTTCAGCACCCACACCTTCTTTCTCCATCATGGCCACCAGACGAGGATTTGGAGGCACAGCGACAGAAAACTCAGGGAGCGGATTCAGTCCTTCCAGATCGCTATCCATGTCTTGCGTCACCCGTGAATATGCTGCTGTCGAATTGCGGGTCAAACCATAAAAGTTTCTATCCATTGATCAACCTCGGTAGTAAGCGAACAAAGTAATTGCTGGAATAACGGCTATGAGTGCCAAGCCGGCTATCGCTTCCAGCCGGCGATGCCAGAGCAGCTTTCTTTGTTCATTCGCTGTTTGCAGAACGGGGATCCTCGCCAGAATAGGTGCAGTCACCAGATCGCGCAGGTCTTCATCGCGACAGATGCGTGGGTCGAGAGTCTCAAGCAAAGCGGTGATCCCAAGCGCCAGGAACGCTCCCATAGCCAGACCCAACAGGCTCAATTTGAATCGGTCGGGCCAATAAGGCTTCAGCGGAAGATTGGGAGGATCAATAATGCTGAATAATTCCCCCTGTTGATGTTTCTCAAGGTTAGTGGCCATTTCCGACTGGGTCTTCTTGGCCAAAAGCGATTCATAATTGGTGCGTGATTGCTCGTGGTCCCGAGTGATGTCTGCCAATTGTTGCTCTCTTACAGGCATCAAATTCAGGCGGCTTTGGTACTCCTCGATCTGGTTTTCCAGCTTTCTTACTTCCTGCTCGCGATGCGCAATTTTGACCTTATTCGCCCTAAGCTGGCCATCAATCGGCAACATTGAAGAGGAAGTTCGAGGCTCCGCCGGATCACTTACACTCCGATTGCCGTCAATAGGCTTCGCTGGTTCGTGAGATTGAGCCTGCGTCTCTAGCTGCTTTTTCAACTTTTCTGTGGCTGCAATTTTTTCTTTGACTCGCCGTACATCAGGGTGATTTGCCGTGTAACGCGTGCTGAGATCAGCGAGTTCAGCATTAAGCCTGTCAAGCTGCTCTTCCAGAGCTGCCGGACTGACCACTTCACTATCTTGATTCCCAATTTGGCCCCGCAGGCTTTGATATTGCGGAATCAGTGATTCCAAGTAGAGCTCTTGTTGATTGGCCTCGTCGAGCGCCTCTTCTGCGGACTGCAAACGGGTCTGCAGCCCTGAGAGTATTTGTTCAGTGCTTTGCCACTGCTCCGGCAATTCTCCCAAATTTTTGGATTTAAAGTCGCGAAGGCGCTCTTCTTGTTGGGTCAAATCACGCCGGGCATCCTCCAATTGGCTTGCAAGGAATTGGGTCGTATTTTCCGACAAGCGCTGCCGGTCACGCAGGTTTTCGTCAATAAACAACGATGTCAGTTCATTCGTGACCTGCTGGGCCAGCGTCGGACTGGGTGCGGAATAAGAGATTTTGAATGCCGATAGTTCTCCCGGACGCCCCGGAGCTTGAACCAGATCAATTTTGATGTCGCGCCGCATCCTCTCTACCAAGGCGTCCGAATCCACCGGTCCCTTATCTTCCCCGTAGAGATGGAAATGGCCGATGATTTCTTGCAGTCTTGTTCGGCTCAGGATTTGTTGGGTCATGCTCTGCAACCACTGCTGAACATCCACGGCAACGTTAGCAAGTACGTAGCGCTCCGAAACTCCCTGCTGTTC belongs to Terriglobales bacterium and includes:
- the asnB gene encoding asparagine synthase (glutamine-hydrolyzing), producing the protein MCGIAGIVGAQHDYLADAADVRRMCGTIVHRGPDDEGIYVSGRVGLGMRRLSIIDLSTGHQPIHNEDRTIWVVFNGEIYNFPELRPQLEARGHRFYTNSDTEVIVHLYEDYGADCVHSLRGMFAFALWDEKQQRLLLARDRFGKKPLHYGLSEGRLLFGSEIKALLAGAPELVDLNPQGLLNFFYFGYIPDPLTAFTQIQKLPPGHLLEFADGEIRVRQYWNLPAYGTYEPKSEEQCLEELEHRLNEAVRIRLMSDVPLGALLSGGVDSSTVVAMMARASSRRVKTFSIGFSSQDFNEADHARTVARHFDTEHHELFVEPNIEQTLNELTRLLEEPFGDSSIVPTYHVCRMARQHVTVALAGDGGDELFAGYDRYESYLRRRRLGVFPPGMGRWYRNRIHPLVPTGWLGRRFLFNLSLPLRDRYLDEVSLLPACVRERSLFTEDFMDWADTQVSPYDRFRHYLEERPASDPQSEVLYLDAKTYLPADILTKVDRMSMATSLEVRAPLLDHCFAEWAAQLSPRWKIRLGQSKYILKKLAERLGVPRDVLYRRKQGFSMPLVHWFRQKHQPGLMDILLEPKTLQRGYFNGNEIKRRLLEHRQGIRDRSWELWHLLIFELWHRNFLEPATQTSATAAVWNNQHLEQKQLQTPVLTHCSTTPAATAH
- a CDS encoding CpsD/CapB family tyrosine-protein kinase; translation: MDRNFYGLTRNSTAAYSRVTQDMDSDLEGLNPLPEFSVAVPPNPRLVAMMEKEGVGAEKFRMLAARLEYLRKQRQLKKLVITSTLKGEGKSVISANLALTLARRQRTLLIDGDLRQSGLRDLFGNHDLLGLTDWWEEAADITDFLRRVNEFPLWYLPPGEATGEPLEILQSQRMSEMLTQVAEWFEWVIIDSPPLAAVADPNVWATQADGTLLVVEQAKTPKKLLGKTLEGIENLKVIGVVVNGSQDTSHQYYGQYYKNPRK
- a CDS encoding XrtA system polysaccharide chain length determinant, translated to MDHHYQAKPSRTLEDYWAIARRRRWWLILPLFLGWAFVVVAGRFIPPKYRSETVIIVEQQGVSERYVLANVAVDVQQWLQSMTQQILSRTRLQEIIGHFHLYGEDKGPVDSDALVERMRRDIKIDLVQAPGRPGELSAFKISYSAPSPTLAQQVTNELTSLFIDENLRDRQRLSENTTQFLASQLEDARRDLTQQEERLRDFKSKNLGELPEQWQSTEQILSGLQTRLQSAEEALDEANQQELYLESLIPQYQSLRGQIGNQDSEVVSPAALEEQLDRLNAELADLSTRYTANHPDVRRVKEKIAATEKLKKQLETQAQSHEPAKPIDGNRSVSDPAEPRTSSSMLPIDGQLRANKVKIAHREQEVRKLENQIEEYQSRLNLMPVREQQLADITRDHEQSRTNYESLLAKKTQSEMATNLEKHQQGELFSIIDPPNLPLKPYWPDRFKLSLLGLAMGAFLALGITALLETLDPRICRDEDLRDLVTAPILARIPVLQTANEQRKLLWHRRLEAIAGLALIAVIPAITLFAYYRG